Proteins encoded together in one Carya illinoinensis cultivar Pawnee chromosome 3, C.illinoinensisPawnee_v1, whole genome shotgun sequence window:
- the LOC122303089 gene encoding pentatricopeptide repeat-containing protein At5g39350-like, with protein MNGASHALSKTKHLLATTTAQCQSLFRNFAATRSLTKIKQLHAHTIISGLLSSSYSTKIRSAVAAAYALCGDVRFARKLFDEVSDRSLFLYNVVIRMYIQNGLPYYALNVFVQLLASGQCRPDNFTYPFVIKACGDLSLLNVGVVVHGRTLMVGFDSDTFVQNSLLAMYMNCGEKEAARQVFDMMREWSVVSWNTMINGYFRNGCPKEATMIFNWMMDVGVEPDCATMVSVLPACAYFRDLVLGRGINALLEEKGLGKNIAVKNALLDMYAKCGSMDEARLVFDNMGERDVVTWTTMINGYILNVDARSALSLCRLMQSDGVRPNSVSIASLLSACGSLCSIEYGRCLHGWAIRQKIESDVIVETALIDMYAKCKKVDLIFRVFGKTTKKRTVPWNALLSGCIHNGLAIEAMKIFKQLLMEAVQPNEATLNSLLPAYAILADLQQASNIHCYLVRSGFLASIEVATGMIDIYSKCGSLESAHQIFSGVPEKRRDIILWSVIIAGYGVHGHGEIAVSLFYQMVQSGVKPNEVTFTSVLHSCSHAGLVDKGLHLFKFMLENYQMSPCPDHYTCIIDLLGRAGRLIEAYDLIRTMPFKPNHAVWGALLGACVIHENVELGEVAAKWLFELEPENTGNYVLMAKIYAALGRWKDAENVRGMMNEIGLRKAPGHSLVDVRNL; from the coding sequence ATGAATGGCGCATCTCATGCCCTCTCAAAAACCAAGCACCTTCTCGCCACGACCACTGCCCAGTGCCAGTCACTGTTCCGAAACTTTGCAGCCACTCGTTCCCTCACGAAAATTAAACAACTCCATGCCCATACTATCATCTCGGGCCTCCTCTCCTCCTCATACTCCACCAAGATTCGCTCAGCCGTCGCCGCAGCGTATGCTTTATGTGGGGACGTTCGATTTGCTCGTAAACTGTTCGATGAAGTTTCCGACCggagtttatttttgtataacgTCGTGATAAGAATGTACATACAAAACGGTCTACCGTATTACGCACTTAATGTATTTGTTCAATTGCTCGCTTCGGGGCAGTGCCGGCCCGATAACTTTACGTACCCATTTGTTATTAAGGCGTGCGGTGACTTGTCGTTGCTTAATGTAGGTGTTGTAGTTCACGGGCGAACACTGATGGTTGGCTTTGATTCGGACACGTTTGTGCAGAATTCTTTGTTGGCGATGTACATGAACTGTGGGGAGAAGGAAGCAGCGAGACAGGTTTTCGATATGATGCGGGAGTGGAGTGTTGTGTCTTGGAATACCATGATTAATGGGTATTTTAGAAATGGGTGTCCAAAGGAAGCCACGATGATTTTTAATTGGATGATGGATGTGGGAGTGGAGCCTGATTGTGCCACCATGGTCTCAGTGTTGCCAGCTTGTGCTTACTTTAGGGATTTGGTATTGGGAAGAGGGATTAATGCATTACTCGAAGAGAAAGGTTTGGGGAAGAATATAGCAGTGAAGAATGCCCTGTTAGATATGTATGCAAAGTGCGGCAGCATGGATGAAGCAAGGTTAGTTTTTGATAACATGGGTGAGAGGGACGTGGTCACGTGGACAACCATGATTAATGGGTATATTTTGAATGTCGATGCAAGGAGTGCTTTGTCCCTTTGTCGGCTCATGCAGTCTGACGGGGTAAGACCCAATTCAGTAAGTATAGCTTCCCTTCTTTCAGCATGTGGCAGTTTGTGTTCTATTGAGTACGGTAGGTGCTTGCACGGGTGGGCAATAAGGCAAAAGATTGAGTCGGATGTTATTGTGGAGACTGCATTGATTGACATGTATGCAAAATGCAAAAAAGTTGACCTCATCTTTCGAGTGTTTGGTAAAACTACGAAAAAACGAACGGTCCCTTGGAATGCTCTTCTTTCTGGATGTATTCATAATGGACTTGCAATAGAAgcaatgaaaattttcaaacaactgCTAATGGAAGCAGTACAACCTAACGAAGCAACCTTGAATAGTCTCCTTCCAGCATACGCTATTCTTGCAGATTTGCAGCAAGCATCGAATATACACTGTTACCTGGTAAGATCTGGGTTTCTTGCAAGCATCGAAGTTGCTACTGGTATGATTGACATATACTCAAAATGTGGAAGCTTAGAATCTGCTCACCAAATTTTTAGCGGAGTTCCTGAAAAGAGAAGGGACATCATCCTGTGGAGTGTGATAATAGCTGGTTATGGAGTTCATGGTCATGGTGAGATTGCTGTGTCACTTTTCTATCAGATGGTTCAATCTGGGGTAAAACCCAACGAAGTCACTTTCACTTCTGTATTGCATTCATGCAGCCATGCAGGTCTGGTGGATAAGGGTTTGCATTTGTTCAAGTTCATGCTTGAAAATTACCAAATGAGTCCTTGTCCTGATCACTACACATGCATTATTGATCTTCTTGGTCGTGCTGGTCGGCTGATTGAAGCTTATGATCTAATTAGAACAATGCCATTTAAGCCTAACCATGCTGTTTGGGGAGCACTGCTTGGTGCTTGCGTGATACATGAGAATGTTGAACTAGGGGAGGTGGCCGCAAAGTGGCTTTTTGAGCTTGAGCCAGAAAACACAGGAAATTATGTATTGATGGCAAAAATTTATGCCGCACTGGGCAGGTGGAAAGATGCTGAGAATGTGAGAGGCATGATGAATGAGATAGGCTTAAGAAAAGCACCTGGCCACAGTTTGGTTGATGTCAGAAATCTGTGA